GAGAGGGGACGAGTTTCCATGATTTCTACCAAGTCGCCTTCCTGGGCTTCATTCTTTTCGTCATGAGCCTTGAGCTTCTTAGTAGTAGTCATGATTTTGTTGTACATCGGGTGACGCTTGCGGTTTTCAACCACAACCGTGATGGTCTTATCCATCTTGTCAGAGGAGACTACACCCTGCTTAACCTTACGAAGGTTTCTTTCCATTTCCTGCTCCTGCCTGGCTTAAGCCTTGGCCTTTTCGGTGAGGATGGTCTTGACGCGAGCGATGTCCTTGCGGGTCGCAGCAATCAAAGAGGGTTTTTCCAAGCTACCGAGCTTTGCAGCCATGCGGTAGTTGAACAGATCGAGATTCAACTGGGCCAGCTTTTCCTTGAGCTGGTCAACGCCCAGTTCCTTTAATTCACGTG
Above is a genomic segment from Fibrobacter sp. UWEL containing:
- the rpsQ gene encoding 30S ribosomal protein S17, whose translation is MERNLRKVKQGVVSSDKMDKTITVVVENRKRHPMYNKIMTTTKKLKAHDEKNEAQEGDLVEIMETRPLSATKRWRLVRIVEKKK
- the rpmC gene encoding 50S ribosomal protein L29 — protein: MKARELKELGVDQLKEKLAQLNLDLFNYRMAAKLGSLEKPSLIAATRKDIARVKTILTEKAKA